In Thalassoglobus sp. JC818, one DNA window encodes the following:
- the dapF gene encoding diaminopimelate epimerase, whose product MKFTKMHGAGNDYVYVNCFEETLPEDLPALARAVSDRHTGIGGDGLILICPTDEADVQMRMFNADGSESEMCGNGIRCVAKYAYDHGIAPREEMKILTGNGVLTVQLTIENQKATQVRVNMGQPILEASKIPTKLEGAPPLRQPLRVGGKTLEVTCVSMGNPHCITFVDEITDEWVHGVGPHIEIHPAFPNRVNAEFIQIVSPSEMIMRVWERGSGETQACGTGACASAVAAVLNGLTERTVLCHLPGGDLTLEWAESGDVYMTGPATEVFSGDWPLEN is encoded by the coding sequence TTGAAATTCACAAAGATGCACGGCGCCGGAAATGACTATGTGTACGTCAATTGCTTCGAGGAAACACTCCCCGAAGATCTGCCGGCACTGGCTCGGGCTGTCAGTGATCGGCATACCGGAATCGGCGGCGACGGGTTGATTCTCATTTGTCCCACGGATGAAGCCGACGTTCAAATGCGAATGTTCAATGCCGATGGGAGTGAATCAGAGATGTGTGGCAACGGAATTCGTTGCGTTGCCAAATACGCCTACGACCATGGAATCGCTCCCCGCGAAGAAATGAAGATTCTGACCGGGAATGGAGTTCTCACAGTTCAACTTACGATTGAGAATCAGAAAGCGACCCAGGTTCGCGTCAACATGGGTCAACCGATTCTGGAAGCTTCCAAAATTCCGACAAAGTTGGAAGGTGCTCCCCCGTTGCGACAGCCTCTCCGCGTTGGCGGCAAGACGTTGGAAGTGACGTGTGTTTCAATGGGAAACCCGCACTGCATTACCTTCGTCGACGAGATCACTGACGAATGGGTTCACGGAGTCGGCCCACATATTGAAATTCACCCGGCGTTTCCGAACCGCGTCAATGCCGAGTTCATTCAGATCGTCTCACCAAGCGAGATGATCATGCGGGTTTGGGAGCGGGGAAGCGGCGAGACGCAAGCCTGCGGTACTGGAGCCTGTGCATCTGCCGTCGCTGCCGTGTTGAATGGTCTGACCGAGCGAACCGTGCTGTGTCATCTTCCCGGGGGAGACCTAACCCTCGAGTGGGCAGAGTCTGGAGACGTCTACATGACCGGCCCAGCGACTGAAGTCTTCTCTGGCGATTGGCCACTCGAAAACTAG
- a CDS encoding tetratricopeptide repeat protein, with product MSDCRRTSKTFTAAAKSNTHVQEHLRWNLSRFGIAILAVAWITLSSALSGCGAANGYLMNRSGQRYYNKGNYEFARYEFERALMDSPHNANYAFNVAKTMERQGEIENAEEMFQHALTIDPSHQPSYHGLASMLQEQGRSDEASQLLTAWADTQPYNPGARQFAGAGYGGAGYGGAQQAQFSAQPHSAGYVSHRGPMGPPPVVSQPYSQGPQFAGQPMMSQQMASHQGFQGQTSSHYLNQVPPSVRMANVMPRTDPTMMGGPVVSPQYSMASAPMSGGFSGPQPTQAAPQMWTPTAEPMPTQTNGAFPELRVPEPQLIPENGNASYHPQSGSMPGQNQMPGQNMVFHSTGYAPQGAFPGQPVEQPQMSSGDWAPVQSSAPMLPASASTPQGSAPSVVQVVPAVQAF from the coding sequence ATGTCTGACTGTCGCCGAACGTCAAAAACATTCACTGCTGCCGCAAAGAGCAACACTCACGTGCAAGAGCACCTGAGATGGAACCTGTCGCGATTTGGAATCGCGATTTTGGCGGTCGCGTGGATCACATTGTCGTCGGCACTGTCCGGTTGCGGAGCAGCCAACGGATATCTGATGAATCGCTCCGGACAGCGATACTACAACAAAGGGAACTACGAGTTCGCTCGCTACGAATTCGAGCGAGCGCTCATGGATTCGCCTCACAACGCCAACTATGCGTTCAACGTCGCCAAAACGATGGAAAGACAAGGAGAGATTGAGAACGCGGAGGAAATGTTCCAGCACGCACTCACAATCGATCCGAGCCATCAACCGTCATATCACGGACTGGCGTCGATGTTGCAGGAACAGGGGCGAAGTGATGAAGCCAGCCAATTGCTGACAGCGTGGGCTGATACTCAACCATACAACCCCGGAGCCCGACAATTTGCGGGTGCTGGATACGGCGGAGCGGGTTACGGCGGAGCCCAGCAGGCTCAGTTTTCTGCTCAGCCTCATTCTGCTGGCTATGTTTCACACCGTGGACCGATGGGACCACCTCCCGTCGTCAGTCAACCATATTCGCAGGGGCCTCAATTTGCAGGACAGCCCATGATGAGTCAGCAAATGGCGAGTCATCAGGGCTTTCAAGGACAGACGTCTTCCCACTATCTGAATCAAGTTCCTCCATCGGTTCGGATGGCGAACGTGATGCCTCGGACCGACCCGACCATGATGGGGGGACCAGTTGTTTCGCCGCAGTACTCAATGGCGAGTGCTCCAATGTCCGGCGGATTCTCGGGACCTCAGCCGACGCAGGCCGCTCCTCAAATGTGGACTCCAACTGCCGAACCAATGCCGACTCAGACAAACGGGGCATTTCCAGAATTGCGAGTTCCAGAGCCTCAGTTGATTCCTGAAAACGGTAACGCCAGCTATCACCCGCAGTCAGGGAGTATGCCGGGACAGAACCAGATGCCTGGTCAAAACATGGTCTTCCACTCAACGGGCTACGCCCCACAAGGAGCGTTCCCAGGTCAGCCGGTTGAGCAACCACAGATGTCTTCCGGAGACTGGGCTCCTGTTCAATCGTCAGCCCCAATGCTTCCAGCTTCAGCGAGCACCCCGCAAGGCTCTGCTCCCTCAGTCGTGCAGGTTGTCCCAGCAGTTCAGGCGTTTTAG
- the ruvB gene encoding Holliday junction branch migration DNA helicase RuvB, giving the protein MVRETVFSADGDDDEDDLGEGLDIRRDFDVDAREIDERLRPQRLEDVIGQTQVVERVRVMLDATRKRNDTLGHILFDGPPGIGKTTLATVIPNELGVDLQIAAGPALDAPKDLLPYLTNASHGSVLFIDEIHRLRPAVEEFLYPAMEDFRIDIALGEGLNARTINMQLKPFTIIGATTRAGMLTAPMRDRFVYREHLDFYEPDDLIEIVRRNAVKLKTNITDQAASEVARRSQGTPRKANNILLRTRDFATLKDPNGEITTEIATHAMKMLEIDSLGLERQDRRYLKIIVDVFQGGPAGLRAIAHSLSIPADTLEDDIEPFLLRTGLIQRTPRGRIVTQRGYDHLGESPGPGLRSQF; this is encoded by the coding sequence ATGGTTCGGGAGACAGTATTCTCTGCCGATGGCGATGACGACGAAGATGATCTGGGCGAAGGACTCGATATCCGCCGAGATTTTGACGTCGACGCCCGCGAGATCGACGAACGTCTTCGACCGCAAAGGCTGGAAGACGTCATTGGTCAGACGCAAGTTGTCGAACGTGTCCGCGTCATGCTGGACGCAACCCGTAAGCGAAACGACACCTTAGGCCACATTCTCTTTGACGGCCCTCCGGGAATCGGAAAGACAACCCTCGCCACGGTGATCCCGAATGAACTGGGAGTCGACCTGCAAATCGCTGCGGGACCTGCTCTTGATGCTCCCAAAGATTTGCTGCCGTATTTGACGAACGCCTCTCATGGGTCCGTGCTTTTCATTGACGAGATTCATCGATTGCGGCCAGCCGTCGAAGAGTTTCTCTACCCAGCAATGGAAGACTTCCGGATCGATATCGCACTCGGAGAAGGACTCAATGCCCGCACAATTAACATGCAGCTGAAGCCATTCACTATCATCGGGGCGACAACACGAGCGGGAATGTTGACAGCTCCCATGCGCGACCGCTTCGTCTATCGGGAGCATCTCGACTTCTACGAACCAGACGACCTGATCGAAATCGTCCGAAGAAATGCCGTCAAATTGAAAACCAACATCACCGATCAGGCAGCCTCGGAAGTGGCACGACGCAGCCAGGGAACTCCTCGAAAAGCGAACAACATCCTCCTCCGAACTCGAGATTTCGCCACGCTCAAAGATCCGAATGGCGAAATCACCACCGAGATCGCAACCCATGCCATGAAAATGCTGGAGATTGATTCGCTCGGGCTCGAACGGCAGGACCGCCGGTATCTCAAGATCATCGTCGACGTTTTTCAGGGCGGACCAGCCGGGCTGCGAGCGATTGCTCACAGCTTATCAATTCCGGCAGATACACTTGAAGATGATATTGAACCGTTCCTCCTGCGAACCGGGTTGATTCAGCGGACGCCACGCGGGCGCATTGTGACACAACGCGGATATGATCATCTCGGCGAAAGCCCCGGCCCCGGTCTTCGATCTCAGTTCTAG
- a CDS encoding TIM barrel protein: protein MQRREFLAAAGAASTVIAMTNTSASAQDGGSSAPFKLKYAPHFGMFKNSAGNDLVDQLKFGADQGFRAWEDNGMKGRSVEDQNRVAKAMTDLNLEMGVFVAYANFDEPVFAVKNQNRWDEVLEEIKASVEVAKRVNAKWMTVVPGSVDQQSANSGNWNKYGGPRLAEGYQTANVIELLKQCAGILEPHGLVMVLEPLNWHANHGGTFLRDSDQAYALCKAVNSPSCKILFDIYHQQITEGNLIPNIDACWDEIAYMQSGDNPGRKEPGTGEINYLNVFGHLHKKGFEGIIGMEHGNSQKGKEGEQAVIDAYRRADSY from the coding sequence ATGCAACGCCGAGAGTTTCTGGCTGCTGCAGGCGCAGCTTCAACAGTGATCGCAATGACCAACACTTCCGCTTCAGCTCAGGACGGCGGAAGTTCCGCGCCTTTCAAATTGAAGTATGCTCCCCACTTCGGCATGTTCAAAAACTCCGCCGGCAATGATCTGGTCGATCAATTGAAGTTCGGTGCTGACCAGGGATTTCGTGCCTGGGAAGACAACGGCATGAAAGGTCGTTCAGTCGAGGATCAGAACCGCGTCGCCAAGGCGATGACAGATCTCAATCTGGAAATGGGCGTCTTCGTTGCTTACGCGAATTTCGATGAACCTGTCTTCGCAGTGAAGAATCAGAATCGCTGGGATGAAGTTCTTGAAGAAATCAAAGCCTCGGTCGAAGTGGCCAAACGCGTGAATGCGAAGTGGATGACCGTCGTTCCCGGGTCGGTCGATCAGCAGTCGGCCAACTCAGGAAATTGGAACAAGTACGGCGGCCCGCGTCTCGCGGAAGGCTATCAGACTGCCAATGTGATTGAACTCTTGAAGCAGTGTGCCGGAATTCTGGAACCGCACGGATTGGTGATGGTGCTCGAACCGTTGAATTGGCATGCCAATCACGGTGGGACCTTCCTTCGCGATTCCGATCAGGCATATGCACTGTGTAAGGCAGTGAACAGTCCGTCATGCAAGATTCTGTTCGACATCTATCATCAGCAGATCACAGAAGGCAATTTGATTCCCAATATCGATGCCTGCTGGGACGAGATTGCTTACATGCAGTCCGGCGATAATCCCGGTCGAAAAGAACCCGGAACTGGCGAGATCAATTACCTGAATGTGTTTGGTCATCTCCACAAGAAGGGTTTTGAGGGCATCATCGGGATGGAACACGGTAACTCTCAGAAGGGCAAAGAGGGTGAACAAGCTGTGATTGATGCTTACCGCCGCGCGGACTCGTATTGA
- the glmS gene encoding glutamine--fructose-6-phosphate transaminase (isomerizing) produces MCGIVGYLGKRDVTRFLIEGLHRLEYRGYDSAGIAVGKDGQISVRKKTGRVGELAALVDTSPISGTVGIGHTRWATHGEPNDSNSHPHIGGDGSLVLVHNGVIENYSTLKQQLCQLGYRFESETDTEVVAHLMAHHLAEQVKLGSDPAEVETCLAAIELTLKKLKGTYGVAVLFRDCPDTLIAARNGSPLVLGIGDDEFFIASDASPLIGYTDEVVYLADHEIAVLNSDGMQVIHRDSGRQSPNIQTLNQVSADIDLGEYEHYMLKEIFEQPTTIENAMRGRLNYDEATAIFGGLNLSSQQLRQIDRIVLTACGTSWHAALVGEYLIEEFARIPVEVEYASELRYRNPPMSDQTMVFAITQSGETADTLAAMKECKRKGHTTMAICNVVGSTIAREADGGIYLHAGPEIGVASTKAFTSQVTVLTLLALYLGRMRHLSYSAGQNIIRKLKDIPRQVEKALECHNAVKSIAEKYASMNNFLYLGRLYNFPVALEGALKLKEISYIHAEGYPAAEMKHGPIALVDEQTPSVFIVPRCGIYPKVISNLQEVKARKGPVIAIACEGDDRVAELADDVIYVPDVDECLQPLVASIPLQLLAYHIAILRDCNVDRPRNLAKSVTVE; encoded by the coding sequence ATGTGCGGTATTGTTGGCTATCTTGGCAAACGTGATGTCACTCGATTCTTGATCGAAGGACTGCACCGGCTGGAGTATCGCGGATATGACAGTGCAGGGATCGCGGTCGGAAAAGATGGACAGATTTCCGTACGCAAGAAAACCGGCCGAGTTGGCGAACTGGCAGCGCTTGTCGACACCTCGCCGATCTCTGGAACTGTCGGAATTGGCCACACTCGCTGGGCAACTCATGGTGAGCCCAACGACAGCAACAGCCACCCTCACATCGGAGGAGATGGATCTCTGGTTTTGGTGCACAACGGTGTCATCGAGAACTATTCCACGCTGAAACAACAACTGTGCCAGCTGGGCTATCGCTTCGAAAGCGAGACAGACACCGAAGTCGTCGCCCATCTGATGGCACACCATCTGGCAGAACAGGTCAAACTCGGATCAGATCCGGCAGAAGTCGAAACTTGCCTGGCTGCGATTGAACTGACACTCAAAAAGCTGAAGGGAACTTACGGGGTTGCCGTCCTCTTCCGCGATTGCCCAGACACTCTCATCGCTGCCCGAAACGGAAGCCCGCTTGTGCTCGGAATTGGCGATGACGAATTCTTCATCGCGAGTGATGCGAGTCCGCTGATTGGCTACACCGATGAAGTCGTTTATCTCGCGGATCACGAAATCGCCGTTCTTAATTCCGATGGAATGCAGGTCATTCATCGAGATTCCGGTCGGCAATCTCCAAACATTCAGACTCTGAACCAGGTCTCTGCTGATATCGATCTCGGCGAATACGAACACTACATGCTCAAGGAGATCTTCGAGCAGCCCACGACGATCGAAAACGCCATGCGGGGCCGTCTCAACTACGATGAAGCGACAGCCATCTTCGGTGGCCTCAACCTCTCCTCTCAACAGCTGCGACAAATTGACCGGATCGTTCTGACCGCTTGCGGAACGAGTTGGCACGCAGCCCTCGTCGGTGAATACCTCATCGAAGAGTTCGCGCGTATTCCCGTCGAAGTCGAATACGCTTCTGAGCTGCGGTATCGCAATCCACCGATGAGCGATCAGACAATGGTCTTCGCCATTACACAAAGTGGAGAAACCGCCGACACACTGGCTGCAATGAAGGAATGCAAACGTAAAGGCCACACCACGATGGCGATCTGTAACGTCGTCGGTTCGACGATCGCCCGCGAAGCTGATGGAGGAATCTACCTGCACGCCGGACCGGAAATCGGAGTGGCGTCGACGAAAGCCTTCACATCACAGGTGACTGTCCTGACGTTGCTGGCACTCTATCTCGGGCGAATGCGGCACCTGTCCTACAGTGCTGGGCAGAACATTATTCGGAAGCTCAAAGATATCCCGAGACAGGTCGAGAAGGCACTCGAGTGCCATAACGCAGTGAAGTCGATCGCGGAAAAATACGCGTCGATGAACAACTTCCTATATCTCGGTCGGCTCTACAACTTCCCTGTTGCACTGGAAGGTGCGCTGAAGCTCAAAGAAATCAGCTACATCCACGCGGAAGGCTATCCAGCTGCGGAAATGAAGCACGGACCGATCGCCCTCGTTGACGAACAAACCCCAAGCGTTTTCATCGTGCCGCGCTGCGGAATCTATCCGAAGGTGATTTCAAACCTGCAGGAAGTGAAAGCCCGAAAAGGTCCCGTGATTGCTATCGCTTGCGAAGGCGATGATCGCGTCGCGGAACTCGCAGACGATGTCATTTACGTCCCTGATGTCGATGAATGCCTGCAACCGCTCGTCGCTTCAATTCCACTGCAGCTACTCGCGTATCACATTGCCATTCTCCGAGACTGCAATGTCGACCGACCGCGAAATCTCGCCAAGAGCGTGACCGTCGAATAA